The Aureimonas mangrovi genome includes a region encoding these proteins:
- a CDS encoding iron chelate uptake ABC transporter family permease subunit, whose amino-acid sequence MRSGRAAIVIAILALLALVSVAAFLTLGARGSWSFVLSFRGKRLLALVLVAYAIAVSTVLFQTVTNNRILTPSIMGFDALYVLVQTSVVFFLGTQMLVLADPHLRFLAEVVVMAGFAWILFRWLFLGEERSLHLLVLVGIVFGIFFRSISTFMQRILDPNAFQVLQDALFASFQNVDTTLLGVSFALVAMASLVLWGVSHTFDVLTLGRAQAVSLGVDYRRTVMTILTMVAVLVAVSTALVGPITFFGLLVASLARALLGDSLHRHVLPAAVLLAIVALVGGQTVLERVFSFDTALSIIVEFLGGLVFIILIMRGAAR is encoded by the coding sequence CTGCGGTCCGGCCGCGCGGCGATCGTGATCGCGATCCTCGCGCTTCTGGCGCTTGTGTCGGTCGCTGCCTTCCTGACGCTGGGCGCGCGGGGCTCGTGGAGCTTCGTCCTGTCCTTCCGGGGCAAGCGGCTTCTCGCGCTCGTCCTCGTCGCCTACGCGATCGCGGTCTCCACGGTGCTGTTCCAGACGGTCACCAACAATCGCATCCTCACGCCATCGATCATGGGGTTCGACGCGCTCTACGTCCTCGTCCAGACCTCGGTCGTCTTCTTCCTCGGAACGCAGATGCTGGTCCTGGCCGATCCGCATCTACGGTTCCTCGCCGAAGTGGTGGTGATGGCTGGGTTCGCCTGGATTCTCTTCCGGTGGCTGTTCCTCGGCGAGGAGCGCAGCCTGCATCTCCTCGTGCTCGTGGGCATCGTCTTCGGCATCTTCTTCCGGTCGATCTCCACCTTCATGCAGCGTATCCTCGATCCGAACGCCTTTCAGGTGCTCCAGGACGCGCTGTTCGCGAGCTTCCAGAACGTCGACACGACGCTTCTGGGCGTGTCCTTCGCGCTGGTGGCGATGGCGAGCCTCGTCCTGTGGGGCGTCTCCCACACCTTCGATGTCTTGACGCTTGGCCGGGCGCAGGCGGTCAGCCTGGGCGTGGACTATCGGCGCACGGTGATGACGATCCTGACCATGGTGGCCGTGCTCGTCGCCGTCTCCACCGCCCTCGTCGGCCCGATCACCTTCTTCGGCCTGCTCGTCGCCAGCCTCGCGCGCGCTCTTCTGGGCGACAGCCTGCACCGCCATGTCCTGCCGGCCGCCGTGCTCTTGGCCATCGTCGCGCTTGTCGGCGGCCAGACGGTCCTGGAGCGCGTCTTCTCCTTCGACACCGCGCTCTCGATCATCGTCGAGTTTCTGGGCGGTCTCGTCTTCATCATCCTCATCATGCGCGGAGCCGCCCGATGA
- a CDS encoding short-chain fatty acid transporter: protein MLSRTTNFFVHVFDRYLPDPLVIVVFITLFVFGAGILGEGQTPTDMLVYWQEGFWSLLSFAMQMSLILVLGFTVASTPLFGRFINWVSGFARTPGTAILIVSVVSLSASWLNWGVGLVIGAVLGKELARRVPGVDYRLLVASAYSGFLVWHGGLSGSVPLLIANPGHFLEGTIGLIPTDQTIFSALNLGIVAALMVAVPLTNWLMMRGIKDPVVVGSRLDAEETKVTQETETRPAERLENSRVFAWIIAAMGLLAVAVYWWRGTGGLNLDLVNFILIFLGIGLHGTLRRFLETFTEGAKGAAGILIQFPFYAGIMGMLGGSGLTASISNFFVDIATAETLPVLTFLAAGLVNTFVPSGGGQWAVQGPVMMEAAIALQADVARVAMAVAWGDAWTNMIQPFWALPALAIAGLKARDIMGFCVMVLFVSGIVIGLGFWLF from the coding sequence ATGCTCAGCCGGACAACGAACTTCTTCGTCCACGTCTTCGATCGGTATCTGCCCGATCCGCTCGTGATCGTCGTTTTCATCACGCTCTTCGTCTTCGGCGCGGGCATTCTGGGCGAAGGCCAGACGCCGACGGACATGCTCGTCTATTGGCAGGAAGGCTTCTGGAGCCTTTTGTCTTTCGCCATGCAGATGTCGCTCATCCTCGTGCTCGGCTTCACCGTGGCATCGACGCCGCTGTTCGGCCGTTTCATCAACTGGGTCTCCGGCTTCGCGCGCACGCCCGGAACCGCGATCCTGATCGTGAGCGTCGTCTCGTTGAGCGCCAGTTGGCTGAACTGGGGCGTCGGGCTCGTGATCGGCGCTGTGCTCGGCAAGGAACTGGCGCGGCGGGTGCCGGGCGTCGATTATCGCCTGCTCGTCGCCAGCGCTTATTCCGGCTTCCTCGTCTGGCACGGAGGGCTGTCGGGTTCGGTTCCGCTTCTCATCGCGAATCCGGGGCACTTCCTGGAAGGTACGATCGGCCTCATCCCGACCGATCAGACGATCTTCTCGGCCCTGAACCTCGGCATCGTCGCGGCGCTGATGGTCGCGGTGCCGCTGACGAACTGGCTGATGATGCGCGGCATCAAGGATCCGGTCGTCGTCGGATCGCGTCTCGACGCCGAGGAAACGAAAGTCACGCAGGAGACGGAGACACGTCCGGCCGAACGCCTGGAGAACTCGCGCGTCTTCGCCTGGATCATCGCCGCCATGGGCCTTCTGGCGGTCGCGGTCTACTGGTGGCGTGGCACGGGCGGGCTCAATCTCGACCTCGTCAACTTCATCCTGATCTTCCTCGGCATCGGCCTTCACGGCACGCTCCGTCGCTTCCTTGAGACGTTCACCGAAGGGGCGAAGGGTGCGGCCGGAATCCTCATCCAGTTCCCGTTCTATGCGGGCATCATGGGGATGCTCGGCGGCTCGGGCCTGACGGCCAGCATCTCGAACTTCTTCGTGGACATCGCCACGGCCGAGACGCTGCCGGTCCTCACCTTCCTCGCTGCAGGCCTCGTCAACACCTTCGTCCCGTCCGGCGGTGGTCAGTGGGCCGTGCAGGGTCCGGTGATGATGGAGGCTGCGATCGCGCTTCAGGCCGATGTCGCGCGGGTCGCCATGGCCGTAGCGTGGGGCGATGCCTGGACGAACATGATCCAGCCCTTCTGGGCGCTGCCGGCGCTCGCCATCGCCGGCCTGAAGGCCCGAGACATCATGGGCTTCTGCGTGATGGTGCTTTTCGTGTCGGGCATCGTCATCGGGCTCGGCTTCTGGCTTTTCTGA
- a CDS encoding ABC transporter ATP-binding protein, with translation MIVTSGVGKRYGGTLVVDDVTLTIPPRGITSIIGPNGAGKSTLLSMIARLTGLDAGHVTVDGLDVVTTPSEVLARRLAILRQENHMTARLTVRDLVTFGRYPHSRGRPTQEDMAHVARALDYLGLTELSGRFLDELSGGQRQRAFVAMVLCQDTDYVLLDEPLNNLDMKHAAAMMRLWRGACRDFGKTVVVVLHDINFASWHSDHIVAMRDGRVCRQGTPDEIVNAEALKDIYDMDIAVQDVNGRRICLFYE, from the coding sequence ATGATCGTCACTTCCGGCGTCGGCAAGCGCTATGGCGGCACGCTCGTCGTCGACGATGTGACGCTGACCATCCCGCCGCGCGGCATCACCTCGATCATCGGCCCGAACGGGGCCGGCAAGTCGACGCTCCTGTCGATGATCGCGCGGCTGACGGGTCTCGACGCCGGCCATGTGACGGTGGACGGGCTCGACGTCGTGACGACGCCGAGCGAGGTGCTGGCGCGCCGCCTCGCCATTCTGCGCCAGGAGAACCACATGACGGCGCGCCTCACCGTGCGCGACCTCGTGACCTTCGGGCGCTATCCGCATTCGCGCGGGCGCCCGACGCAGGAGGACATGGCGCATGTGGCGCGCGCGCTCGACTATCTGGGGCTGACAGAGCTCTCGGGACGGTTCCTCGACGAACTCTCCGGCGGGCAGCGCCAGCGGGCCTTCGTTGCGATGGTGCTGTGCCAGGACACGGATTACGTGCTTCTCGACGAGCCGCTCAACAATCTCGACATGAAGCACGCCGCCGCGATGATGCGGCTGTGGCGTGGCGCCTGCCGGGACTTCGGCAAGACGGTCGTGGTCGTCCTCCACGACATCAACTTCGCGTCCTGGCATTCCGACCACATCGTCGCGATGCGCGACGGGCGCGTCTGCCGGCAAGGCACGCCAGACGAGATCGTCAATGCCGAGGCGCTGAAGGACATCTACGACATGGACATCGCGGTCCAGGACGTGAATGGCCGGCGGATCTGCCTGTTCTACGAGTAG